From Pedobacter indicus, a single genomic window includes:
- a CDS encoding LytR/AlgR family response regulator transcription factor, whose amino-acid sequence MRCLVIDDEPLALDILCDYIKRVPELVLLDCLTDPLKGLQMVQRGEVDLLFLDIQMPELSGIDFLKRMNGECEVILTTAYPEYALDGYNLNVVDYLLKPFAFERFKKAIEKVLNVQNILFVKVEHKMQKVDLNEVLYIEGLKDYISIYIGDERIITLQNLKKIDSLLPDKRFVRVHKSYIVSLDKIDSIEKGKINIGEKQIPIGDTYRDSFFKKIEQKSS is encoded by the coding sequence ATGCGTTGTCTTGTAATCGATGATGAACCGCTGGCGTTAGATATTTTGTGTGATTATATTAAACGAGTTCCCGAACTCGTACTTTTGGATTGTTTGACAGATCCGTTAAAAGGCCTGCAAATGGTTCAAAGGGGCGAAGTTGATCTTTTGTTCCTAGATATTCAGATGCCTGAACTTTCTGGTATCGATTTTCTTAAGAGGATGAATGGTGAATGCGAAGTGATTTTGACCACTGCGTATCCTGAATATGCATTGGATGGATACAATCTTAATGTAGTCGATTACCTTTTGAAACCGTTTGCTTTTGAACGTTTTAAAAAGGCAATTGAAAAAGTGTTAAATGTTCAGAATATACTCTTTGTTAAAGTAGAGCATAAGATGCAAAAGGTGGATTTAAATGAAGTCCTTTATATTGAGGGTTTAAAGGATTATATTTCTATCTATATTGGTGACGAACGGATTATAACATTGCAAAATTTAAAAAAAATAGATTCGTTACTTCCTGACAAACGTTTTGTCAGAGTTCATAAGTCTTATATCGTTTCTTTGGATAAAATAGACTCGATAGAGAAAGGGAAGATTAATATTGGTGAAAAGCAGATCCCTATTGGTGATACCTATCGTGATTCATTTTTTAAAAAGATCGAACAAAAAAGCTCTTAA
- the pepT gene encoding peptidase T has translation MSLQIQEHEFQVTEKFMQYVQIDTQSDPNSKSFPSTDKQKNLANLLVEQLTELGIKDAHVDKHGYVFATVPSNTDKDVPVICFCAHMDTSPDCSGTNVQPIIHHNYQGQDLVLPDDETQVLTPQNHPDLAKQYGNDIITASGTTLLGADNKAGVAEIMDAVQLLLKHQEIKHGDIRILFTPDEEIGRGVEMLDMEKLGADYGYTVDGETLGSIEDETFSADGARIVINGNSIHPGFAKGKMINAIKVASELISNLPKDRLSPETTSDKEGFIHPVSISGTVEQATIDLIIRDFDDELLKKHSEELRRITKETVSQFPGCTFEISIHEQYRNMKNILQNHPQVTEIGVEAMKRLNINPILRSIRGGTDGSRLSFMGLPCPNIFAGEHAFHGKQEWVSVQDMQKAVLTIIMIAKLWEERSN, from the coding sequence ATGAGCTTACAAATTCAGGAGCATGAATTTCAAGTAACAGAGAAATTCATGCAATACGTACAGATTGACACCCAGTCTGATCCAAATTCGAAAAGTTTTCCTTCTACAGATAAACAGAAAAACCTTGCGAACCTACTTGTCGAACAACTAACTGAGCTTGGTATCAAGGATGCACACGTAGACAAGCATGGGTATGTTTTTGCTACGGTTCCATCAAATACGGACAAAGATGTCCCTGTTATTTGTTTTTGTGCCCACATGGACACTTCACCAGATTGTAGTGGAACAAATGTACAGCCCATCATTCACCATAACTATCAAGGGCAAGACCTTGTCTTGCCCGACGATGAGACACAAGTCCTGACACCTCAAAACCATCCAGATCTTGCTAAACAATATGGCAATGATATTATTACTGCTAGTGGAACAACGCTACTAGGGGCAGACAATAAAGCCGGCGTTGCTGAAATCATGGATGCAGTGCAACTTCTATTGAAACATCAGGAAATTAAACATGGAGATATTCGCATTTTATTCACACCTGATGAAGAAATAGGCAGAGGCGTTGAAATGTTGGACATGGAAAAGTTAGGTGCCGATTATGGTTATACTGTGGATGGTGAGACCTTGGGGTCTATCGAAGACGAGACTTTTTCTGCTGATGGAGCGCGTATTGTGATTAACGGCAATAGCATTCATCCGGGATTTGCAAAAGGGAAGATGATAAACGCGATAAAAGTAGCAAGTGAGCTGATTTCCAACTTACCAAAAGACCGACTTTCACCTGAGACGACATCTGATAAAGAAGGGTTTATCCATCCAGTTTCCATATCAGGAACTGTCGAGCAAGCCACGATCGATTTAATTATACGCGATTTCGATGATGAATTATTGAAAAAACATAGCGAAGAATTAAGAAGGATCACAAAAGAAACCGTTTCGCAATTTCCTGGCTGTACCTTTGAAATAAGCATACATGAACAATACCGTAATATGAAAAACATCTTGCAAAACCACCCGCAGGTGACAGAAATCGGTGTTGAAGCTATGAAACGATTAAACATAAACCCTATCTTACGCAGTATCCGTGGCGGAACCGATGGTTCTCGACTTTCGTTTATGGGCCTGCCTTGCCCTAATATATTTGCTGGAGAACATGCTTTCCATGGCAAACAGGAGTGGGTTTCAGTGCAAGATATGCAAAAAGCAGTTTTAACAATCATAATGATCGCAAAGCTGTGGGAAGAGAGATCTAATTAA
- a CDS encoding zinc ribbon domain-containing protein, protein MEKTVEQKLQALWNLQTIHTQIDKIHQVRGELPIEVADLEDEVAGLETRIEKIRTDLDASEDSIVNRKNLIKDAQAAIKKYETQLNEVKNNREYDAIAKEIEIQGLEIQVLEKKIRETEFEISNKTSKYEKAQEDLEERQKDLAAKREELNNITGETEKDEKVLLSKAEKAEKKIDERLLIAYNRLRKNAKNGLAVVTIDRDSCSGCFNQIPPQRQLDIRQRKKIIVCEHCGRILVDEEFTTEDATA, encoded by the coding sequence ATGGAAAAAACTGTAGAGCAGAAATTACAAGCATTGTGGAACCTGCAAACAATTCATACACAAATAGATAAAATTCATCAGGTACGCGGAGAACTTCCAATTGAGGTAGCAGATCTTGAGGACGAAGTCGCTGGACTTGAAACTCGGATTGAAAAGATCAGAACCGATCTTGACGCATCTGAAGACTCTATCGTTAATCGTAAAAATTTAATTAAGGACGCGCAAGCGGCGATTAAGAAATATGAAACCCAGTTGAATGAAGTAAAAAACAATCGTGAATACGACGCGATAGCTAAAGAGATCGAAATACAGGGTCTTGAGATCCAAGTTCTTGAAAAGAAAATTCGTGAAACTGAATTCGAAATCAGCAATAAAACTAGCAAGTACGAAAAGGCACAGGAAGATCTAGAAGAACGTCAGAAAGATCTTGCTGCAAAACGAGAAGAACTTAATAATATTACTGGAGAGACTGAGAAGGACGAGAAAGTGTTGCTTTCCAAAGCCGAGAAAGCTGAAAAGAAAATAGACGAGCGTCTATTGATAGCCTACAATCGGTTAAGAAAAAATGCTAAAAATGGCTTAGCTGTAGTAACTATTGATCGCGATTCTTGCTCCGGTTGTTTTAACCAAATCCCACCTCAAAGACAGTTAGATATTCGTCAACGAAAAAAAATAATCGTGTGCGAACATTGTGGTCGCATTCTCGTAGACGAGGAATTCACTACAGAAGACGCAACAGCATAA